The following coding sequences lie in one Sphingobium sp. KCTC 72723 genomic window:
- a CDS encoding nuclear transport factor 2 family protein gives MTRSDPNDRQAIADLIHIYCRSVDRLDVPLGHSIWHEEATADYGASFHQGPGKAVIDKICASHRGLLAHSHQISNILITLDGDRAGSEAYCTATLRMQRGETLMQMSVWTRYVDRWSFRDGRWGLDHRIAIRDFDETRPVTAMSQADMGSRDRSDPSYAALNLNEQDRP, from the coding sequence ATGACCCGTTCCGATCCGAACGACAGGCAAGCGATCGCTGACCTGATCCATATCTATTGCCGGTCCGTGGACAGGCTGGACGTTCCGCTGGGTCACAGCATCTGGCACGAAGAGGCGACCGCCGATTATGGCGCGAGTTTTCATCAGGGGCCGGGAAAAGCCGTGATCGACAAGATATGTGCCTCCCATCGCGGTCTGCTCGCTCATTCCCACCAGATCAGTAACATCCTCATCACGCTCGACGGCGACCGGGCCGGGAGCGAGGCCTATTGCACCGCAACCCTGCGGATGCAGCGCGGCGAGACACTTATGCAGATGAGCGTTTGGACCCGCTATGTCGATCGCTGGTCGTTCCGGGATGGGCGCTGGGGCCTCGATCATCGCATCGCGATCCGCGACTTCGACGAGACCCGGCCCGTGACTGCAATGAGCCAGGCTGACATGGGCAGTCGTGACCGGAGCGATCCATCCTACGCGGCGCTCAACCTAAACGAACAGGATAGACCATGA